GCGGCAGTACGGAAGTCTTTCGAGCGCTTGAGTTCTTCCAGACATTCAGGTCCCGCCTGGAAGACATTGCGCCGGAGGGCTTTTTCCCGATCGCGCGCTTGCAGGTACCACTCCCCCAGCAGGGGGGTGTGACTGCGGAGTTCCTCCAGGAATGCGACGAGTCTCCCCCAATACTCGTCAAAGCTCTTGCGCTGCTTCTCGACTGGAAGATAGATGTTCAGGGAAAATGGTTCGACAGGGGCCTTGTTGATGCCATCATCAGCCATGGATTGTCCTTGTGCGGGATGACAGCCCGCACCTTCATCTGCACGAGCGACTCAGGGAGTGAGGAAGCATTGAATCTGCAACCCCGCGGTCAGAAACTCCGCTTCGGCGAACTGTTTCACCAGGAGCTGCAGGAAATGCCAATGAAGAAGAATGGGTGGACAGGGCTGGGCCACGGCCTTCTGGCGAAGCGCCTGACTCAAGAAGTCTCTGTCGCCCTCATACCAGTACCGCCATCGAGTGTAGTTGCTCCCGGGGTCTAGAAATTGTTCATACTTGGCCTTGGTCTCGAGCAGTGTGCAGGTGGCGGATTGAAAACCATCAAAATCCACGCCCATGTACACCCACTCGGAACCGGGCGGGATGCCAGTGCCGAAAATTTGATTGACATGCGCTTGATAAAGGC
Above is a window of Cystobacter fuscus DNA encoding:
- a CDS encoding restriction endonuclease fold toxin 5 domain-containing protein, whose translation is MAVAVPIGIGLWELAQGALIALGIVATAKTVDNAIKARSAAQSGAATTTTTVTRCPQCPARNGMVMPVNHHMSPDARLYQAHVNQIFGTGIPPGSEWVYMGVDFDGFQSATCTLLETKAKYEQFLDPGSNYTRWRYWYEGDRDFLSQALRQKAVAQPCPPILLHWHFLQLLVKQFAEAEFLTAGLQIQCFLTP